Part of the Carassius auratus strain Wakin linkage group LG28B, ASM336829v1, whole genome shotgun sequence genome, CCTCATCCAGCAACAGGTCCGTCTGTTCAGCTTGTGACTTTTACAATCTCTTATATTAATTTCAGGGTTTACGTAGCTCTTAAAAAGTTTTAACTCTGTTTAAGGCTTGAAAAGGTATTAAATTAGAGCATAAAGCTTTATATTCACAAACTTGTGGCATTCATTGTTGCAAAAATATGAATATCTTCCTCagtatttgtcttgttttccaatgcaaaaaaatctaaacatccttaactcaagatacatttacttgggATGCAAAATGAACACTGATCAAACTGAAGTGAGTTTATAATTCAAAGAAAAAATCATTGAAAGGTATTTGTTCTTGTTTGAAGCAAACACTCAATTTTGTTCAACTTCTCAGAAGACAAGACTTCATATGATAAATTTGCAACTCCAGTAAATGTCTCTTGATTTAGGAATGCTTAGATGTTTGTTGGAAAACGAGACAAAGATACTGATGCTTAATTAGCGCGAATCGCACCACAGGATGTCTGTCGTGTCTTTTCATTGACATAGgttgttttatttgattaaattttttttgcaatgcatgcaaCATTAAGTGCCATGACTTGATAACATCAAGACTTTCCCAGTGCTGAGCGtctgtgtgtttttctgcaggTGGACGTGTCGGACGTGAGTAAGACGGTGGAAGCGTTCCTGAAGATCTCGTGTGTGTATAAGGAAGACGACGCAGATGTGAAGTCGGCCGTGCTGGAGAGCATCGGTGAGATGAAGCTCCGTCAGACGTCTGCTGGACGATCTGAGACACGTCTGAGACTGATTCTCGTGTGTCTGTGTTTCAGACGCAGTGCTGGGTAAAGCCTTCCTCACACCCTCCTTCCAGGCCTTGAGTTTCATGTCCTCGTTGCTGGTGATGCTCGGGCTGTTGAAGGTACAAATCTGTAGTGGATTTGAAAACTGAGCTAGGGGattttacatgtaattttttgtttgtttcacttgGAAATATCATGTAACTAAAATAGGTAAtgaatgccatttcatgttgGCTTTCTGTCATTTCAGTACTGTTACTGTGGCTAAATCATGCCACGTTCTCTAAAACATTTTATCAGCACGGTTCTCCAGTTCTCAGTATGTTTAGCTAACCTTTCTACGTAATCTGGGCTTGAAACAGCTTGATATTGTACAGAAACATGTTTTTGTCAAACGTTTTGATTTGAGGATCCTCAAATATTGCAAACAACCCTCGTTCTCAAATATATGTGACCCCCGACCAcaaaaagcagtcttaagtcgctggggaatattttaaaaatagccaaaaaaaacatggtatgggtcaaaattatcgatttttctttcatgTCAAAAAGCATATAggataggatattaagtaaagatcatgttcgaTGAAGATATTTGATACATTTCAGTTTTCTTTAAACCCACGCAGATATTTAAACTATGAGGGGTGGGGGGGAATGTTATTATAACACATATAGCATGTTTATAAATGTCTTCATGCTAATTATTAAGATTAAAAATGTATCCATAATGTTTAATACATATTGTTATGGTCTCTGCAAGTTTTATGGAagtaaatttaagactttattaAGCACAATTAAAGAAAATTTGAAGGTATAACAACTGGTCTgcattagttttaattaattttacagttGTTAAATAACTTGTACTGCACCTTCTGATCACACTGAACAAAACGTTCTTCCTTTAGTGTTTTTGTCTCGTTTCcctgtacaaatgtaaaaaaaaaaatcttaaaaaatgacatgaaatgtatcaaaatggagtgatttttaaaatatttatgtatttttacagaTGGGCTCCAAAAAGTCTACTTTGATTCAAAGCGAAACAAGTTTATTCCCCAccagatgtttttgttttaagcatTAATGCACTTCATTTTCTTTAGTTTCTGAAAATACatttcttgatttaaggatgCTTAGATATTTGTACAgacaaatactaataaaaattttaatttttgtagtATGTGAcatttaaagtgttagttcaccccaaaatgaaaacccGTAAGGCCTTAGTTCATCTtcggagcacaaattaagatatctttgatgaaatctgagagctctcggaccctccatagacagcaacgcaactgaaatgttcccaggtccagaaacgtagtaaaTACATCGGTAAAACAGTCCGTGCGACACCAGTGGCTCAATTTCAGTTTTCGatgctatgagaatactttttttgcacaaagaaaacaaaaataacaatttactcAAACTTTTTTCTCCCCAGAGTTATGTCTTCTGCCATTTTAGAGCAGAAactatatgtatatttgtaaaaaaaaaaatttcctcaTTTCATTTCACCCTGAACCAAGTTTGAAAGCCCCTGTCCTAATAGAAATGCAGTTGCTTTCATTACTCCCCATCAGTAGAACTGGTGGACCTGATGGTGGAAAGTGTGTTTAgatgttcatctctctctctgtctctctttctctctctctccctctctctctctctctctctctctctctgtgtagaGTGAAGACAAGCTGAAGCCGGTGAAGGTGGTCCCAGGACATCTGCAGTGTTTGGAGCATGCAGTGAAACAGAGTTACTTCCCTCGAGAACACATCACTGTGCTGAACGCTTTCATGGCCAGGTAACCCAACAAACAGAAGTGTTTGcgttcattaatattttttgttttaataacagcactgggtgtgtttgattattttataCACAGGCCGAATAAGTCTCTGGAGCCGTGCAGCAGTGCTCGAGATCGCCTGCAATCCACCCTGCAGAAACTCACACTTGAGAGCTGAACCTTTCAGAAACACACGTGCTTAAGACTTGCAGCTGATTTTCAATATTAAACTGTCATAACATGTCTTGAAAACTCACCTGACTTCCTGCCTAATTCATCTTCCATCTAAGCCAACATCCAGATTTATAAAATCAATCTTCAACAGGGGAAAGTGTGGAAAAcagtggcatttttttttttttgcaaaaacaacaaatgtgatttttatatcatttcaaatatcagtaggTTATTCAAAGTTTTaagattaaaatatcaaaacataatttatgcatttgtaactgcaggttaaagcaTTCATGCATTGCATTAAACCGTGTGTATTAAGCATCTagatgccacttcagatgcagcttctgtgatTCCTCTGCTATATATCTGAACGTTTGTGCTTCAGACATTATTTGTCATGTTGTAACGAAGGGTCAATGGAGTGAAGATTCATGTGCAGCTTTATTAAAAGGTTTCAAAGTAGTACAGACAGGGTAAACCACTAGCAGAGAGGGTCATCAGAGTCGGGGCAAAAGGCAGAGTCAAATAACAGGCTGGGAGCCGGGGCAGGCAGCAAACAGTCCAGAAATGAGAGACGGTTCAGGGTCAAACATGGAATTCCAACAGAGAAATACAAGAGAACGCATAGAAATATCCGCCAAGGGAAAAACAAGACTTCACTAGTCGTTTGCCAAAAAGTAATCAAAGTTTCAACAGATTCCAACAAAAGACAACTCACAGTGTTGATTAGCAGTTTCTcctcatacataaatatatttttgttaatttgctAAAACTCTTATCACAATAGTATATCAGTggttaaataatttgaaaataagcTACATCTCATTTCCTGTTTCACAATGCTTCGATGTGATATGGCGATATCATTTACACATTTAGAGACGACACAGTTTCACTGTGGTGTTATTTTGTAATCCAATCCCAGGATAcagcggctgagtgaatgtggtctggactctgTGGATGAGATTTATTGTGTCAGAGATGCTTAAAAACGACAGAGTTCCTGCGCCgtgatccacatacactcctattTTACGGCTGGACACCACAGGGAGTACAGTCCGAATGGTATTGTGTCTAAAGGAGCAACTGGAGTTACAACAGTACAgtctccaggactgatcattatatCCAAATCGACTGTCACCACTCTTCCCCTTCCTCTTGATGCTCTTATATGCCACTGCTATATGGACGCCCTCATTACCGCCGTACTcaacctcccagtaacagcgtccactgACACTCTCTGTACACAAGGCCTCTATCCAGTAGTCAAATCTGTCGGGATGATTGGGATATCTGTAATTACAGCTGGAGGAGGTGATCACTGTGTTGTTCTCAGACAGATGGAGACTTGGATATATTGTGTTCGAATCCAACACGAATGGATGGAAATCTgatgaaaacaaacacatgatctgcatgtaaataatattttagcaggtattccagaaagcattaaaaatgtatctttcatAAACCAGTACACTTACAAGCTTTGATCAATCCTACTTGCTAAAAAGTTGAGAGAAATGGCCATACTgttacttcatatatatatatttcacgagttcacccttacatctaatctgaaagcaaataaagcatattttggcgtgctgtcctgggggagtgGTCCAGGCCCGGAACATAGCTCGAACCCAAAGAACTTCCcttatccctaatttgggataaaataGATTATGTATACTTGTTGTGCTAGTTAAAATGGTTAGTTAAATGAAATGCACCTATGCCAAATTTgatgattatctgatcatgctcctcccgaaccttgttaataaaacctcatatatatatatatgtatggatctttttattttctttctttaattaccTGAAGCTATAGTGTTAGTGGCCTTTCACATGTAATGTCAAATCAAACCAATTCCTATCTTAATGAACGGGGGAATCCTGAAATCTCAAAAACTGCATGCTGaactcaaaattaaataaaatttgacaggataatcaattaaaaaatctTGACCAGGGCCACATACGGTACTCACAGACAAAAACTATGGGCGCTCCAGAGAGGgaacaaaatgtcaaaaatgaaaaGTGGATCCTActgcaaaaaagaagaaaaaaaaatccacatctAGGCACTTGCATAGTTAGCAAAGTAAAAAGCCTTAATTTTAAGACAGGGCTACATGTAGTGCCTAgatgtgaaattttttttgtattttgatataGGATCAGCTTTTCattttttgaaaatttaaatgaattggCCCATACATGCTGTTTCTTATGCTCAAAAAGCATTAAAACCTTACTTTTCAGTCTAGACTAGACAGTATGCATGTGCAGTCCTAAGCAGAAGTCTCAGGTTTCTATGGGAACTGGAGCCTCTCAGCTTCAGTGATGCATTGACTTTACCAATCAGTGATTGGCTGTTTTATTCAGAAGGCGGAGCAGTTCTGCCATATTGCATGTTGCAGTTTCTCCCATTCATAAGTAATATGAGTTAACTATATTTGTATACCTATAGTCTTTGATATAACGCCTTTAGCATCAGTCGCTAGTCCAcctcttgagatcaggggagtgaggtttagcaGGACAGGGTCTTTCTGGCCTCTGTTACACTAGCAGCAGTAATAAAACGCTTCAATCTCCTCCTCTAATGTTATGTTTAATGTGAAGGCTTGAACGATTGCAGCTGGCTCACCAATTCAGTCATGCTGTGTACTGCTTTGACACGATTAAACTGAGTTGTGCAACTGCTATGGCTCTGGATCTACCTCTTGTGTTTAATTACGTATCTGTCGATGattgtcagtgtttgtgtgtgtttttagaggaACTCACATTGTAGAAACTCCTCTCTGGACTCATATTCAGGAGCAATGATGACCTGGATGGTTTTCACTACAGACACCGAAACACATTTGCAGATTAATTCTCATGTCAAGAGGAAATTCACATTTAATGAATAAGTATGAATGAATGCATATAAATCTACCAGTTTCGGTCATTTGTTCTGTCTCCTCTCTGCAGAACTGCTGCAGTTTGTCTCTAAACTGAGAGACAGAGTTCACTACATCACTGAATGTCAGATGAGGACTGACACTGTATCCGTCTGTAGATCCAGAGAGAGAGATTGAAGCAGACGACAAActctacagacacaaacacagtgtTATCACAAAAGCCTGTTGAAGTCCTCAGTCCTGTGTTTGAGAAGATCTCTGTTACCTGGAGGAAATGAAcatgatcctgtgtgtgtgaaagctgcttcAGCTCAGCGTCTCTCTTCTTCAGCTCATTGATCTCCTTCTCCAGTCGCTCCAGTTTGATTTCGGCTCGACTCACTGCAGCtctttcctgatctctgatcatcTTCATCACCTCAGAGCGACGTTTCTCAATGAAGCGGACGAGCTCGGTGAAGATcttctcactgtcctccactgctgtctgtgcagagcgctgttacaGGACACACAACACAATACAGTGAGAGTGTTATTTAATGTActactttattttcattcatttcagttttataaagttatcaTGGATTATTCCCTGTCTGAGGATGCAAACAACTTTCCCCTCAACTGTCAGTGTGTTACAAACTGGATATATCACCCTCCGAAGGGCACTTCTGAGTGAAAACAATCATGGCCGCCAAATTTAAGGGTCGTTCCAAACCAAAGTGCTCAAAACTGGCCGCTTCAAAGGGCCCTTTGGAATGATGGATTTCGAAGGGTACAACCGATGGACACTTCAGGCTCCCATGATCCTTTGCATGATGATGTCACCTCTGTGTGGGCATGTGATGATGACACAGAAGGACACTTCAAGAAACAGTTGTTTGGTCCCCTACAGCCTTCATCCCTTCAAAAGCTCTCACTCTGGAGGATTAACCCTTTGAAGGGATTTGGGCTCTGGGAGCACCTGTTCCGAATAAAACACTGAATGtatcataaaatgtttctttattttaaacttttcaagAGGTTGCATACTTCTGATATCTTGTGTTCAAAGATGGGAAAATGTGCCTTTGCACCCAgatattttttaaccattttatataataattaaatttgtgctattaaaacaatataaaaatttcaTTGTGTTTACACACAGTTTGAATATTTTAGTCTGTGAATAAATGTATGAAAAGATAAGCAAGGCCCAAACTTTGgatgtttgataaaagtcctggTCTGAAGACATCTGCATTCCcttattcagttatattcattgTATGTGGtgcaacaattacattttcatgctTGTTTCATCTTTCAAACATcagattgaataaattaatatgttttctttctttgcattCATTCCATTCGCTCTTTTCAGATCTCACCTTATGAGACGCCACAGCTTCCCTCAGCTCCTGaatgtctttctctttcttctgGATTTTCTGGTTAAGTTTTATCTGCGTCTCCCCCAAATGTTTCTGCAAGAAACAGAGAGACTTGAGGTTCAGCTTTTCCTCGGGATGCATTAAATCACCAGACTCTGTCTTTAACAGCACTGTGTTCGCTATGACTTTCATCTTTTTCACTGTAAAGACAATAAATCTCAAAATCCCCAAACTTTTGGAGATGATCCCGGATATCTCCCACTACTCATACAAATACACAGACACCCAAGCAACAGATGGCACAACAATTTGGTAATTTATGTTCCTGCTGATAACTCAGGAACTGCATTAGTTAATATGTTTTGAGTGTTCATGAATATGGTCAGATGGATTTCCACTGCTTGGGAAACGtacctgtttctctgtcctcGCTGCTGAAGTTGATACCGTGTCATGATTTTTGTGTTCGTCCACTAAACACAGCATACAGATACATCTCTGGTCAGTACGGCAGTAAATCTCCAGTATTTTACCATGTCGAGAGCAcatcatctcctgcagtcgtccagtgACGTCCATCAGATCGTGTCCTTTACCTCTGAAGAGACTCTCATGCTGATCAAGATGATTCTGACAGTAAGAGCTTCGACACTCCAGACAGGATTTCACTGCTTTCTGTTTAATCCCAGTGCAGGAGTCACACTGAACATCTCCAGATCCAGTGTGAACAGAAGCAGGAGGAGCAGCTTGGCTCCTCGTCTTCTTCAGCTTCTCCACCATCTCAGCGATCACTAAGTTCTTACCTAAACCAGGTCTTGGTGCGAAGGACTGTTTGCATGAAGGACATCTGTAGATTCCCTTCTTATCGAAATCCCAGACATCTGTGATGCATTTCTTACAGTAATTGTGTCCACAGGGAACCGTCACTGGATcctgcaggagatccagacacactgaACAAATGAACTGGTCCTGATCCACTGAAATActggcttctgccattttactgtATGAACACAGAGACAGAGATTATATGCAACTCAACAGTTCATTTCCTTCTTCCTGATCACAGTACATTCTTGCGAAACAGGGTTTTTTGTAGGGTGTGACTTACTGTGAGGTTActgaagtgttttttatttatttgtatttttatgaagGTGTTGCAGGTAatgcactgtgaaaaaaaaaaaagatacaaaagctcTGACTGTGGTACCATTTAAAATGTGGCAACACAAATGAAATTGCATCTTGTTTAAATCGCGATTAAATCATTTAGTGCAATTATGAAATCAAGAAAGCTGTTACGTGCGGTCACACAGGGCTTTCGTGCCACTGTTTAAGTCAGCAAAAAAGTCTCTAAAAACCTCTAAAACAGCACCAAAACTAGAAGAAACCCTTAACATAGAGCCAAATACAGTCAGCTGGGAACTCACGGGTTGATTTCAGAGTCTGATCTTATACCTGTATGtgaaaaaatcataataatcacCACAAAACCACATTCTGCAATTTAGGTGATTTTTGATTGCCTCTTCAGTTTAATGAAGGACAAATGATCCATCGGTCAAGCATTAGGCTACTGATCCGTGATGAGAAGAGGTGTAAACTCTGACatgttgtaacttttttttatagatCAGGTGACTTCGGGGAGCACAAAGTCCATGTTCATATAAGTCGAACTAAAAACACATGCGTTCCTTGTAGATATGTAGATgctacatattttatattattacacgtgacgttttgtgtttgttttactcCATAATGCACATTATGATTTTATCTTCTGATATATTCATACATCACATGAAGCGCAAGACCACAAGATGAAATAACCAAATTTACAGAAAATAGCTATATGAAGATAAGGAGCCTGATATGTTTATGCATCTAAATAATACCACATTAGATGTAATACAaatattacagtattgttcaaaataatagcagtacaatgtgactaaccagaataatcaaggtttttcgtatatttttttattgctacgtggcaaacaagttaccagtaggttcagtagattctcagaaaacaaatgagacccagcattcatgatatgcacgctcttaaggctgtgcaattgggcaattagttgaattagttgaaaggggtgtgttcaaaaaaaatagcagtgtggcattcaatcactgaggtcatcaattttgtgaagaaacaggtgtgaatcaggtggcccctatttaaggatgaagccaacacttgttgaacatgcatttgaaagctgaggaaaatgggtcgttcaagacattgttcagaagaacagcgtactttgattaaaaagttgattagagaggggaaaacctataaagaggtgcaaaaaatgataggctgttcagctaaaatgatctccaatgccttaaaatggagagcaaaaccagagagacgtggaagaaaacggaagacaaccatcaaaatggatagaagaataaccagaatggcaaaggctcagccaatgatcacctccaggatgatcaaagacagtctggagctacctgtaagtactgtgacagttagaagacgtctgtgtgaagctaatctattttcaagaatcccccgcaaagtccctctgttaaaaaaaaggcatgtgcagaagaggttacaatttgccaaagaacacatcaactggcctaaagagaaatggaggaacattttgtggactgatgagagtaaaattgttctttttgggtccaagggccacaggcagtttgtgagacgacccccaaactctgaattcaagccacagtacaccgtgaagacagtgaagcatggaggtgcaagcatcatgatatgggcatgtttctcctactatggtgttgggcctatttatcgcataccagggatcatggatcagtttgcatatgttaaaatacttgaagaggtcatgttgccctatgctgaagaggacatgcccttgaaatggttgtttcaacaagacaatgacccaaaacacactagtaaacgggcaaagtcttggttccaaaccaacaaaattaatgttatggagtggccagcccaatctccagaccttaatccaattgagaacttgtggggtgatatcaaaaatgctgtttctgaagcaaaaccaagaaatgtgaatgaattgtggaatgttgttaaagaatcatggagtggaataacagctgagaggtgccacaagttggttgactccatgccacacagatgtcaagcagttttaaaaaactgtggtcatacaactaaatattagtttagtgattcacaggattgcttaatcccagtaaaaaaaaatgtttgtacaaaatagttttgagtttgtacagtcaaaggtagacactgctatttttttgaacacacccctttcaactaattgcccaattgcacagccttaagagcgtgcatatcatgaatgctgggtcttgtttgttttctgacaatctactgaacctactggtaacttgtttgccacgtagcaataaaaaatatactaaaaaccttgattattctggttagtcacattgtactgctattattttgaacaatactgtattttgatGTAATAAAAGTGTGTACAGTCAGCAGAACTAAAAgtgtttgattaaaaattaaacgCATTTAATGGCTGCTGTCGAAGAATCTGaactaatcaaaataataaaatagtaataatgttaaatgttataataaaataataaaaatgttatcattTAATACGTGTCAGATTGtatacaatattaaattaaatctaaattataCAATCACAACAGAAGAacgttttaattatttatgcatgtatttattaataaactgattttgttattgttgtttattattgaACCATCAATTTATTCAGGTGAATTTTACAGGTCAATGTCAGAACAGTAGATTCAAACATTTTCAACAGTCATTATCAGCGCTAACACTACTGTTATTAGCTATACTCATCTGATGAGACATTTTACACTTAATTATCAGTGGTTATTAAAAGTTCAGCTATAATcttgatttacattttattattattattaagcccAATGACATCTTACTGGTACTGATTTATCATCataaatgacaaaatcaacaaTTCGTAGCAgagaatgaagaggtatcatatcgatcacaagtgcagtatggagtacctcaaggctcagtactagggccgctgctagggctgggacaacgcgtcgaggtcatcgatgacgtcgacgcaaaatatgcgcatcgattcatcgacctgtttttattcctctaaaaacgtttgcaaaacgtttaccttatgtgcgctgaatatacgcgatggccggatcaacattctgtccaaccttatataaccaatccagggttttttctgcattgatcttttttttggcggctgtcaaagccttatttgatcggtgagcgATGACGGCATACACTAAATTCCAGGGGTTTCATTACCACGACGTAAAATGGGCGTTTCTGCAGGTCTTGGTAAAACGCCCTCTTTCATAAAAAAGGTCACCGATCATGCGCAGAAtgcgtttttgttttttggggggtttttttGCGCGGGCATTTTTTAATCCTAGGATCAACTCAGATGGATAACGAAGGATAAATACAATCATACCTACGATGGAGAAAACAGTCATAAAGGTAGATATTACACggtatttaatatattatgttttattatcagTTAAGCTATTTtcgaaaacaaataaacaaccaaaaaacGTAAAACGTGCAGTAACGTTAGTACTTATGTTTTACTGTAAGTTTTAATACAAACCAAACATGGTTATTAAAGTTAATGCTAATCACAAAATATTTAATCATGTGTTTGATAAGCCACTCACATTCAGACAGGTACAACAGTGTTCCTGTTCACACATTTTAACCCTCAAACATTTTATTATGCTCTTGATTTATCTATTTCTTTCTCTGTGGTGTGACAGTCCACTCTTCAGAAAAGTGATGGTTTGGGAGATGATACATCAGAAGATCCTGTAAGCCCTGAACCAACCAGTCCTTCAAACATTATCAAACTAAATATGATCTTTCTGTGTAAATTCAATTTAGGATATAATTATGAATAGTGACATGGGTTTTCTTTACAAGCAGTCGGCTTTGGAAAAGTACTGAGATGAATAAAATCTGAGGTTTAACTGCAGACTTGTCTTGTGTGATAGAACTCATGTAAAGTCAGTAAACTTATTGAAGTGAAATAGTTATAACATAACTGAATAGTATATTGTGAACATGAAatgatcaggacaggtatctgaagttataagtattaatgtaatttgacatgaaacacctgagatcaggacagggatctgaagtcataactgtattaatgtaatttgacatgaaacacctgagatcaggacaggtatctgaagttactgaagatataactgtattaatgtaatttgacatgaaacacctgagatcaggacaggtatctgaagatataactgtattaatgtaatttgacatgaaacacctgagatcaggacagggatctgaagatataactgtattaatgtaatttgacatgaaacacctgagatcaggacaggtatctgaagatataactgtattaatgtaatttgacatgaaacacctgagatcaggacaggtatctgaagttactgaagatataactgtattaatgtaatttgacatgaaacacc contains:
- the LOC113067782 gene encoding tripartite motif-containing protein 47-like, coding for MAEASISVDQDQFICSVCLDLLQDPVTVPCGHNYCKKCITDVWDFDKKGIYRCPSCKQSFAPRPGLGKNLVIAEMVEKLKKTRSQAAPPASVHTGSGDVQCDSCTGIKQKAVKSCLECRSSYCQNHLDQHESLFRGKGHDLMDVTGRLQEMMCSRHGKILEIYCRTDQRCICMLCLVDEHKNHDTVSTSAARTEKQKHLGETQIKLNQKIQKKEKDIQELREAVASHKRSAQTAVEDSEKIFTELVRFIEKRRSEVMKMIRDQERAAVSRAEIKLERLEKEINELKKRDAELKQLSHTQDHVHFLQSLSSASISLSGSTDGYSVSPHLTFSDVVNSVSQFRDKLQQFCREETEQMTETGRFICIHSYLFIKCEFPLDMRINLQMCFGVCSENHPGHHCS